In Cicer arietinum cultivar CDC Frontier isolate Library 1 chromosome 7, Cicar.CDCFrontier_v2.0, whole genome shotgun sequence, a single window of DNA contains:
- the LOC101501892 gene encoding (+)-neomenthol dehydrogenase-like isoform X1 produces the protein MEERTQRYAVVTGANKGIGFEIVRQLASAGIKVVLTARDEKRGLQALETLKAYGLSDFVVFHQLDVADASSVATLAHFVKFQFGKLDILVNNAGIGGIEIKDSDVFTSAIITNGALSNDELRRGMTQTYESAKECLQINYHGPKRTFEYLLPLLQLSDSPRVVNVSSTLGKIECVSNEWAKGVLSDASNLTEERVDEVLKEFLKDFEEGSLERKNWPKYLAAYTVSKNSLNAYTRIIAKKYPNFCINCVCPGYVKTDMTVNTGFYTVQEGASNPVRLALLPNGSPSGLFYIRDQVSSF, from the exons ATGGAAGAACGTACACAAAG GTATGCAGTGGTGACAGGGGCAAACAAAGGAATTGGATTTGAGATAGTAAGACAGTTAGCTTCAGCTGGAATCAAAGTTGTGCTTACAGCAAGAGATGAAAAAAGGGGTCTTCAAGCATTGGAAACACTCAAAGCTTATGGTTTATCTGATTTTGTTGTGTTTCATCAACTAGATGTTGCTGATGCTTCAAGTGTAGCTACTCTTGCTCATTTTGTCAAATTCCAATTTGGGAAACTTGATATTCTG GTTAACAATGCTGGGATTGGCGGAATTGAAATTAAAGACAGTGATGTATTCACTTCAGCAATCATTACAAACGGG GCACTATCTAATGATGAATTGAGAAGaggaatgacacaaacatatgAGTCAGCTAAAGAATGCttgcaaataaattatcatGGACCTAAAAGAACATTTGAATACCTTCTTCCACTCCTCCAATTATCTGATTCACCAAGAGTAGTGAATGTATCATCAACATTGGGCAAGATAGAG TGTGTATCAAATGAATGGGCTAAAGGAGTTCTAAGTGATGCTAGTAACCTAACAGAAGAGAGAGTAGATGAAGTGTTAAAGGAGTTTCTCAAAGATTTTGAAGAAGGGTccttagaaagaaaaaattggcCCAAGTATTTGGCTGCCTATACTGTTTCTAAAAATTCTCTAAATGCATATACAAGAATTATTGCAAAGAAATATCCAAACTTTTGCATCAATTGTGTTTGCCCTGGATATGTCAAAACAGATATGACTGTTAATACTGGCTTCTATACAGTTCAAGAAGGTGCTTCTAATCCTGTCAGGTTAGCACTACTTCCCAATGGTAGTCCCTCTGGCCTCTTCTATATTCGAGATCAAGTCTCTTCATTTTGA
- the LOC101501892 gene encoding (+)-neomenthol dehydrogenase-like isoform X2, protein MEERTQRYAVVTGANKGIGFEIVRQLASAGIKVVLTARDEKRGLQALETLKAYGLSDFVVFHQLDVADASSVATLAHFVKFQFGKLDILALSNDELRRGMTQTYESAKECLQINYHGPKRTFEYLLPLLQLSDSPRVVNVSSTLGKIECVSNEWAKGVLSDASNLTEERVDEVLKEFLKDFEEGSLERKNWPKYLAAYTVSKNSLNAYTRIIAKKYPNFCINCVCPGYVKTDMTVNTGFYTVQEGASNPVRLALLPNGSPSGLFYIRDQVSSF, encoded by the exons ATGGAAGAACGTACACAAAG GTATGCAGTGGTGACAGGGGCAAACAAAGGAATTGGATTTGAGATAGTAAGACAGTTAGCTTCAGCTGGAATCAAAGTTGTGCTTACAGCAAGAGATGAAAAAAGGGGTCTTCAAGCATTGGAAACACTCAAAGCTTATGGTTTATCTGATTTTGTTGTGTTTCATCAACTAGATGTTGCTGATGCTTCAAGTGTAGCTACTCTTGCTCATTTTGTCAAATTCCAATTTGGGAAACTTGATATTCTG GCACTATCTAATGATGAATTGAGAAGaggaatgacacaaacatatgAGTCAGCTAAAGAATGCttgcaaataaattatcatGGACCTAAAAGAACATTTGAATACCTTCTTCCACTCCTCCAATTATCTGATTCACCAAGAGTAGTGAATGTATCATCAACATTGGGCAAGATAGAG TGTGTATCAAATGAATGGGCTAAAGGAGTTCTAAGTGATGCTAGTAACCTAACAGAAGAGAGAGTAGATGAAGTGTTAAAGGAGTTTCTCAAAGATTTTGAAGAAGGGTccttagaaagaaaaaattggcCCAAGTATTTGGCTGCCTATACTGTTTCTAAAAATTCTCTAAATGCATATACAAGAATTATTGCAAAGAAATATCCAAACTTTTGCATCAATTGTGTTTGCCCTGGATATGTCAAAACAGATATGACTGTTAATACTGGCTTCTATACAGTTCAAGAAGGTGCTTCTAATCCTGTCAGGTTAGCACTACTTCCCAATGGTAGTCCCTCTGGCCTCTTCTATATTCGAGATCAAGTCTCTTCATTTTGA